Sequence from the Bacillus thuringiensis genome:
TTCACCTGGCTTTTGTGGTAATCCAGCAGTGATAACTACTAAGTCTGCATCTTTACAATCTGCATAGCTACCGCTCCAAACTTTTGTTGGTGATGGAGAGAATGGTACCGCATGGCTTAAGTCCATTGCTTCCCCTTCTGCTTTTGCTTCATTAACATCTACTAATACGAATTCTTCAGCTACACCTTGGTTGATCATTGAGTAAGCGTAACTACAACCTACAGCTCCTGTTCCTACTAATACTACACGATTGATACCTTTTTTCATGGTAATTTCCCCTCTCTATTGTTCACATCTATTTTTTATGATTGTTTAAGTAATTAATTAAAATACTAATTTAATGTTGTTTAACTTCTTTACACTCATATTGTAGCACGTATCATTGTGAATTACTTCACAAATTATGACCTATTTGTGAACTTTTTCACATAAAGTGTAAAGTTATTGGAATAGGTGTGGAATCCATTTCAATGGAGGCGTTTTCTTTAGATTGTGAAAGGGGGTTTTCTTATGTTTTTTGTCGGTAAGTGAAATTATATCAGCGATTTTTAGAATATATCGACCGTAACTCCAAATATATCAGCGATTTTTTAAATATATCGACCGTAACTCAAATTATATCAGCGATTTTTGCAATATATCGACTTACCGACAAAACTCGACAATGATAACAGTATAAAAAACGCCATCCTTTCTGTATATTTCTACAAAAGAATAGCGTTTTTTGATTATATGGATACAAATTTATCTTAGCTGGATAGCGATGTTTTTTCCATACACGTCAAATTAACATACGATCACTTATTAACATTCAATAGACATGGAAACCTAGCCAAGCTCTTCAATTATTGTAGCCACACAGTCGTTTTCAAATCTTCAGCACCTCCATTTTTTAATGTAGCATTTAGACCACTAAGATACGTAGGTTCAATTGTTAAGGATTTTGGAGGATTCTCCATTGGTGGAAGAGCTAAAACAATATGGTGTCCGTATAGTCCCGTGCTACCAACTTGTAAGCTGACTCCTTCGTAGATTTTTCCTTTATCATCAGTGACAGTATAATCAAGTGCTGGCCAGCTATCATTAACTTCCATTTCATTTGGATAATCAAAGGTCAAATCAATCCTCGTTGAAAGTGAAGAAAAGGCTACTTGATCTACTGTTAATGCATACAGATTATCTTTCGTTAATGTTTTTATATTAGGAGTAAATTTACGAATCTCACCTTCAACTTTTGTAAGAGGAAATGCTACGTTCCATGTTCCTGTTTTTCCAAATAAATCTTCTCCATGGACTGAAACATCAATTTTATCACCAAATTCACCGTAATTAGCCAGAGTGAATTCATGCCGCTCGATAATGGTGTTTCGTCCTTTTGACTTCTGTGAAGTAGAACCAATTGGAGCTCTAACTTCTTTCCCATTAATGGTTACATAACTAAATCCAGCTTTCTCTTCATTGCTATTGGAAATAGTATTTTCTCCTTTGTATTCCACCGTGATCACTAAACGTCCGCCATCGTAAACAGCTTCTTTCACATTCATCGTTAAACCACTATGGTTATCTTGTCTTTCAATGGATGTAGCAAGCTCATCCTTTTCAATTTTATCAGAAGCAATATCATTAAATTGTGCATAAATGGGGCCTATAACTGGAACACTCGATAATGTCTTTGCCATAGCAGGAGAAATGAATCCAAAACCTAAAAAAGAAACACATATTCCACAAGCAACAAGACTAGAATACTTGATTGTTTTTTTCCTACGATATTGATTTTTCTTAGCTTGAAGCATGGCTGTTTTTTCTCTTTGAATTAACCGGTCTTCTGGTATAGGAATATCATTGATATGGTGATTAAATTCATCTTTATTCATAACTATATCCCTCCTTTAAAATGGGGCGTAAGACTTGCTTTGCTCGATGTAATTGAGATTTTATCGTTCCTTCTGGAGAATTAAGAACCTCAGCAATTTCCTTAATAGATAAATCGTGATAATACCTTAATAAAATAATAGTTTTGTAAGTAGGATCTAAAAAATTAAATGCCTCGGTTAAATCCAATGATTGTTCTAATGTATTCATGCTCTCTTCTGTACATAAATTAGCAAATATTTTATCATTCGCAACAAATTGTCTAGAGGATTTTCTTACAAAATCAATGGATTTAAAAACAAGAATTTTGATAATCCAACTTTGAAATTTCTCCGGCTTTTTTAATTTTTTCAGTGAAAGATATGCTTCATAAATTGTTTCTTGGTATATATCCAGTGCATCTTGTTCATTTCTTACATAAGAATAGGCTGTTCGATATAATTTTGGGCGAACAAAAGTAATGAGTTGTTCAAATGCTTGATCATTTCCTCTTATTGCTTGTTTTACTAAATAGGCTATGTCCATTTTTATTTCTTCCTCCCTTTACTAATATAGTCGAATGAGAGAATAAAAAGGTTGCAAAAATAATTGCATATACATCAATCTTCTACAATTTATTGCAATGATTAATAACCAGTATTAAAGAAAAGACACCAGAAATCCATAAAAAAAAGCAGACTATTCAAAGTCCACTTTTACACAACAAAAAAGAGATAGCAGATTATGCTATCTCTTTTAGTATGACCCGTACGGGATTCGAACCCGTGTTACCGCCGTGAAAGGGCGGTGTCTTAACCACTTGACCAACGGGCCAATTACTGGCAGAGAAGAAGGGATTCGAACCCTCGCACCGCGTTAGCGATCTACTCCCTTAGCAGGGGAGCCCCTTGAGCCACTTGGGTACTTCTCTATAAATATGGCTCCGCAGGTAGGACTCGAACCTACGACCGATCGGTTAACAGCCGATAGCTCTACCACTGAGCTACTGCGGAACAATTATGGTGGGCCTAAATGGACTCGAACCATCGACCTCACGCTTATCAGGCGTGCGCTCTAACCAGCTGAGCTATAGGCCCATAATTGAAAAGCGGGTGAAGAGAATCGAACTCTCGACCAGAGCTTGGAAGGCTCTTGTTTTACCACTAAACTACACCCGCATTAAATTGTAAATGGTGAGCCATGAAGGACTCGAACCTTCGACCCTCTGATTAAAAGTCAGATGCTCTACCAACTGAGCTAATGGCTCATTTTGAAAGTGGTGCCGACTAGAGGACTTGAACCCCCAACCTACTGATTACAAGTCAGTTGCTCTACCAATTGAGCTAAGTCGGCTTGCGACTTCAAAATGGTGGCTCGGGACGGAATCGAACCGCCGACACGAGGATTTTCAGTCCTCTGCTCTACCGACTGAGCTACCGAGCCTTATTAAAATGGCGGTCCCGACCGGGGTCGAACCGGCGATCTTCTGCGTGACAGGCAGGCATGTTAACCACTACACCACGGGACCATTTGGTTGCGGGGACAGGATTTGAACCTGCGACCTTCGGGTTATGAGCCCGACGAGCTACCGTGCTGCTCCACCCCGCGATGATAAAATATTTAATTTAGAAAAAATGGAGGAGGTAGAGGGATTCGAACCCCCGCGCGACTCTCGCCGCCTGTCGGTTTTCAAGACCGATCCCTTCAGTCAGCCGAACTTGGGTATACCTCCATGAAGGAAAAAAGAAATATTTTATTATTTATGTCTAAACCATTTAAAAATAAAATGGAGGAGGTAGAGGGATTCGAACCCCCGCGCGATTCTCACCGCCTGTCGGTTTTCAAGACCGATCCCTTCAGCCGAACTTGGGTATACCTCCGAGACATATAATAAATAAAGTGGAGCCTAGCGGGATCGAACCGCTGACCTCCTGCGTGCAAGGCAGGAGCTCTCCCAGCTGAGCTAAGGCCCCATGTTTTTGGGAATATCGGGAAGACAGGATTTGAACCTGCGACCCCCTGGTCCCAAACCAGGTGCTCTACCAAGCTGAGCCACTTCCCGTTAATAAAAGCGCGCCCGAGAGGAGTCGAACCCCTAACCTCTTGATCCGTAGTCAAACGCTCTATCCAATTGAGCTACGGGCGCATATGGTGCCGAGGGCGGGGGTCGAACCCGCACGGTGGTCACCCACCGCAGGATTTTAAGTCCTGTGCGTCTGCCTGTTCCGCCACCCCGGCATGTCATATTGAAAATTGGAGCGGAAGACGGGATTCGAACCCGCGACCCCAACCTTGGCAAGGTTGTATTCTACCACTGAACTACTTCCGCAAAAATGATGAGCCATGAAGGACTCGAACCTTCGACCCTCTGATTAAAAGTCAGATGCTCTACCAACTGAGCTAATGGCTCGTAAATGGCTGGGCTAGCTGGATTTGAACCAGCGCATGACGGAGTCAAAGTCCGTTGCCTTACCGCTTGGCTATAGCCCATTAATATTTACTAGTATGGTTATCTTTTCAAAAAAATAAACCCTCTCAGGTTATTTTAAAGAAAATGGTGGAGGGGGGCAGATTCGAACTGCCGAACCCGAAGGAGCGGATTTACAGTCCGCCGCGTTTAGCCACTTCGCTACCCCTCCGACATTTAAAATATATATGGTGGAGGATGACGGGATCGAACCGCCGACCCCCTGCTTGTAAGGCAGGTGCTCTCCCAGCTGAGCTAATCCTCCGAAGTGGTGACCCGTACGGGATTCGAACCCGTGTTACCGCCGTGAAAGGGCGGTGTCTTAACCACTTGACCAACGGGCCAAATATTATAAATCCTATGGCGGAGAGCAAGGGATTCGAACCCTTGATACGCTTGTGACGTATACACGATTTCCAATCGTGCTCCTTCGGCCAACTCGGACAGCTCTCCAATGGCTCCGCAGGTAGGAATCGAACCTACGACCGATCGGTTAACAGCCGATAGCTCTACCGCTGAGCTACTGCGGAATAATATTGCCTGGCAACGTCCTACTCTCACAGGGACAAGGTCCCAACTACCATCGGCGCTAGAGAGCTTAACTTCCGTGTTCGGTATGGGAACGGGTGTGGCCTCTCTGCCATCATTACCAGACTGTATTCATTTAAGACAAGAATTATTGTAACTCATTTAACTTTTAAAGTCAACAAGTTTTTTATATTCTTTCAAAACTAGATAACATTGCTTCATATTATATGGTTAAGTCCTCGATCTATTAGTATTCGTCAGCTCCACATGTCACCATGCTTCCACCTCGAACCTATCAACCTGATCATCTTTCAGGGATCTTACTAGCTTACGCTATGGGAAATCTCATCTTGAGGGGGGCTTCATGCTTAGATGCTTTCAGCACTTATCCCTTCCGCACATAGCTACCCAGCTATGCCCTTGGCAGAACAACTGGTACACCAGCGGTGCGTCCATCCCGGTCCTCTCGTACTAAGGACAGCTCCTCTCAAATTTCCTACGCCCACGACGGATAGGGACCGAACTGTCTCACGACGTTCTGAACCCAGCTCGCGTACCGCTTTAATGGGCGAACAGCCCAACCCTTGGGACCGACTACAGCCCCAGGATGCGATGAGCCGACATCGAGGTGCCAAACCTCCCCGTCGATGTGGACTCTTGGGGGAGATAAGCCTGTTATCCCCGGGGTAGCTTTTATCCGTTGAGCGATGGCCCTTCCATGCGGAACCACCGGATCACTAAGCCCGACTTTCGTCCCTGCTCGACTTGTAGGTCTCGCAGTCAAGCTCCCTTATGCCTTTGCACTCTACGAATGATTTCCAACCATTCTGAGGGAACCTTTGGGCGCCTCCGTTACACTTTAGGAGGCGACCGCCCCAGTCAAACTGCCCACCTGACACTGTCTCCCGGGTCGATAAGACCCGTAGGTTAGAATTTCAATACAGTCAGGGCGGTATCCCACCAGCGCCTCCACCGAAGCTAGCGCTCCGGTTTCAATGGCTCCCGCCTATCCTGTACAAACTGTACCAAAATTCAATATCAGGCTACAGTAAAGCTCCACGGGGTCTTTCCGTCCTGTCGCGGGTAACCTGCATCTTCACAGGTACTATAATTTCACCGAGTCTCTGGTTGAGACAGTGCCCAAATCGTTACACCTTTCGTGCGGGTCGGAACTTACCCGACAAGGAATTTCGCTACCTTAGGACCGTTATAGTTACGGCCGCCGTTTACTGGGGCTTCAGTTCAGAGCTTCGCTTACGCTAACCCCTCTCCTTAACCTTCCAGCACCGGGCAGGTGTCACCCCCTATACTTCGCCTTACGGCTTCGCAGAGAGCTGTGTTTTTGCTAAACAGTCGCTTGGGCCTATTCACTGCGGCTTTCCGTTAAGAAAGCACCCCTTCTCCCGAAGTTACGGGGTCATTTTGCCGAGTTCCTTAACCAGAGTTCTCTCGCACACCTTAGGATTCTCTCCTCGCCTACCTGTGTCGGTTTGCGGTACAGGCACCTTTTATCTCGCTAGAAGCTTTTCTTGGCAGCGGGGAATCAAAGACTTCGCTCCATAAGGAGCTTCCCCATCACAGCTCAGCCTTCACGATAAGCGGATTTGCCTACTTATCAGCCTAACTGCTTGGACGTGCACAACCAATCGCACGCTTCTTCTATCCTTCTGCGTCCCTCCATTGCTCAAACGATAAAGAGGTGGTACAGGAATATCAACCTGTTGTCCATCGCCTACGCCTGTCGGCCTCGGCTTAGGGCCTGACTAACCCTGAGCGGACGAGCCTTCCTCAGGAAACCTTAGGCATTCGGTGGACGGGATTCTCACCCGTCTTTCGCTACTCATACTCATACCGGCATTCTCACTTCTAAGCACTCCACCAGTCCTTACGGTCTGACTTCACTGTCCTTAGAACGCTCCCCTACCACTGATACCATTGGTATCAATCCGCAGCTTCGGTGGTGTATTTAGCCCCGGTACATTTTCGGCGCAGAGTCACTCGACTAGTGAGCTATTACGCACTCTTTAAATGGTGGCTGCTTCTAAGCCAACATCCTAGTTGTCTAAGCAACTCCACATCCTTTTCCACTTAATACACACTTTGGGACCTTAGCTGGCGGTCTGGGCTGTTTCCCTTTTGACTACGGATCTTATCACTCGCAGTCTGACTCCTAAGTATAAGTCATTGGCATTCGGGGTTTGACTGAATTCGGTAATCCGATGAGGACCCCTAGTCCAATCGGTCAGTGCTCTACCTCCAAGACTCTTACACTTAAGGCTAGCCCTAAAGCTATTTCGGGGAGAACCAGCTATCTCCAGGTTCGATTGGAATTTCTCCGCTACCCACACCTCATCCCCGCACTTTTCAACGTGCGTGGGTTCGGGCCTCCATTCAGTGTTACCTGAACTTCACCCTGGACATGGGTAGATCACCTGGTTTCGGGTCTACGACCACGTACTAAACGCCCTATTCAGACTCGCTTTCGCTGCGGCTCCGCCTCTTCAGCTTAACCTCGCACGGGATCGTAACTCGCCGGTTCATTCTACAAAAGGCACGCCATCACCCATTAACGGGCTCTGACTATTTGTAGGCACACGGTTTCAGGATCTCTTTCACTCCCCTTCCGGGGTGCTTTTCACCTTTCCCTCACGGTACTGGTTCACTATCGATCACTAGGGAGTATTTAGCCTTGGGAGATGGTCCTCCCAGATTCCGACGGAATTTCACGTGTTCCGCCGTACTCAGGATACATTCAAGAGAGAACGAAGTTTCGACTACGGGGTTGTTACCCTCTACGACGGACCTTTCCAGGTCGCTTCGTCTACCTCGTTCCTTTGTAACTCCGTATAGAATGTCCTACAACCCCAAGAGGCAAGCCTCTTGGTTTGGGCTATGTTCCGTTTCGCTCGCCGCTACTCAGGAAATCGCATTTGCTTTCTCTTCCTCCAGGTACTTAGATGTTTCAGTTCCCTGGGTCTGTCTTCCTTACCCTATGTATTCAGATAAGGATACCATACCATTACGTATGGTGGGTTTCCCCATTCGGAAATCTTCGGATCAAAGCTTACTTACAGCTCCCCGAAGCATATCGGCGGTAGTCCCGTCCTTCATCGACTCCTAGTGTCAAGGCATCCACCGTGCGCCCTTTCTAACTTAACCAAACTAAAAATTAAAAAATATGAGCTACACTGTTATCTAGTTTTCAAAGAACATACATTTATATATGAGAGATAGTTCTCTCAAAACTGAACAAAACGAAACACGGAAACTTATATTGATGAACAGCGTTCATCAATTCTCCATAGAAAGGAGGTGATCCAGCCGCACCTTCCGATACGGCTACCTTGTTACGACTTCACCCCAATCATCTGTCCCACCTTAGGCGGCTGGCTCCATAAAGGTTACCCCACCGACTTCGGGTGTTACAAACTCTCGTGGTGTGACGGGCGGTGTGTACAAGGCCCGGGAACGTATTCACCGCGGCATGCTGATCCGCGATTACTAGCGATTCCAGCTTCATGTAGGCGAGTTGCAGCCTACAATCCGAACTGAGAACGGTTTTATGAGATTAGCTCCACCTCGCGGTCTTGCAGCTCTTTGTACCGTCCATTGTAGCACGTGTGTAGCCCAGGTCATAAGGTGCATGATGATTTGACGTCATCCCCACCTTCCTCCGGATTGTCACCGGCAGACACCTTAGAGGGCCCAACTTAATGATGGCAACTAAGATCAAGGGTTGCGCTCGTTGCGGGACTTAACCCCAACATCTCACGACACGAGCTGACGACAACCATGCACCACCTGTCACTCTGCTCCCGAAGGAGAAGCCCTATCTCTAGGGTTTTCAGAGGATGTCAAGACCTGGTAAGGTTCTTCGCGTTGCTTCGAATTAAACCACATGCTCCACCGCTTGTGCGGGCCCCCGTCAATTCCTTTGAGTTTCAGCCTTGCAGCCGTACTCCCCAGGCGGAGTGCTTAATGCGTTAACTTCAGCACTAAAGGGCGGAAACCCTCTAACACTTAGCACTCATCGTTTACGGCGTGGACTACCAGGGTATCTAATCCTGTTTGCTCCCCACGCTTTCGCGCCTCAGTGTCAGTTACAGACCAGAAAGTCGCCTTCGCCACTGGTGTTCCTCCATATCTCTACGCATTTCACCGCTACACATGGAATTCCACTTTCCTCTTCTGCACTCAAGTCTCCCAGTTTCCAATGACCCTCCACGGTTGAGCCGTGGGCTTTCACATCAGACTTAAGAAACCACCTGCGCGCGCTTTACGCCCAATAATTCCGGATAACGCTTGCCACCTACGTATTACCGCGGCTGCTGGCACGTAGTTAGCCGTGGCTTTCTGGTTAGGTACCGTCAAGGTGCCAGCTTATTCAACTAGCACTTGTTCTTCCCTAACAACAGAGTTTTACGACCCGAAAGCCTTCATCACTCACGCGGCGTTGCTCCGTCAGACTTTCGTCCATTGCGGAAGATTCCCTACTGCTGCCTCCCGTAGGAGTCTGGGCCGTGTCTCAGTCCCAGTGTGGCCGATCACCCTCTCAGGTCGGCTACGCATCGTTGCCTTGGTGAGCCGTTACCTCACCAACTAGCTAATGCGACGCGGGTCCATCCATAAGTGACAGCCGAAGCCGCCTTTCAATTTCGAACCATGCAGTTCAAAATGTTATCCGGTATTAGCCCCGGTTTCCCGGAGTTATCCCAGTCTTATGGGCAGGTTACCCACGTGTTACTCACCCGTCCGCCGCTAACTTCATAAGAGCAAGCTCTTAATCCATTCGCTCGACTTGCATGTATTAGGCACGCCGCCAGCGTTCATCCTGAGCCAGGATCAAACTCTCCAATAAAGTTAGTTTGTCTAGCATCTAAAAATAAAAATTGACGTTTCACGTTGTTTGTTTCGTTCAGTTTTCAAAGAACTACTTGGTCGCTCATTTGCGACTTCCTTATGTTAACATCTTCGTTTTTCGATGTCAACTAAGTTTTTCAATTTCTTTTTTGTCGTTTTCTGCGTTTCCGCATCAGCGACGGTTATTAATATATCATGCAGAAAAATGAAATGCAACATCTTTTGAAAACTTTTTTT
This genomic interval carries:
- a CDS encoding DUF4179 domain-containing protein translates to MNKDEFNHHINDIPIPEDRLIQREKTAMLQAKKNQYRRKKTIKYSSLVACGICVSFLGFGFISPAMAKTLSSVPVIGPIYAQFNDIASDKIEKDELATSIERQDNHSGLTMNVKEAVYDGGRLVITVEYKGENTISNSNEEKAGFSYVTINGKEVRAPIGSTSQKSKGRNTIIERHEFTLANYGEFGDKIDVSVHGEDLFGKTGTWNVAFPLTKVEGEIRKFTPNIKTLTKDNLYALTVDQVAFSSLSTRIDLTFDYPNEMEVNDSWPALDYTVTDDKGKIYEGVSLQVGSTGLYGHHIVLALPPMENPPKSLTIEPTYLSGLNATLKNGGAEDLKTTVWLQ
- a CDS encoding sigma-70 family RNA polymerase sigma factor — translated: MDIAYLVKQAIRGNDQAFEQLITFVRPKLYRTAYSYVRNEQDALDIYQETIYEAYLSLKKLKKPEKFQSWIIKILVFKSIDFVRKSSRQFVANDKIFANLCTEESMNTLEQSLDLTEAFNFLDPTYKTIILLRYYHDLSIKEIAEVLNSPEGTIKSQLHRAKQVLRPILKEGYSYE